A window of Streptomyces sp. NBC_01241 genomic DNA:
TTCCTCGGCCGCGAAGTGAAGGCGGACGCCCCGGCGACGGCCGCCCAGGGCTTCGGCAACGTCGTCCACGTCCTGGCCGACGAGGTGGCATCCGGGCGCACCCCCGCCGATCTGGCCGTCCTGATGGAGCGGCTCGACTCGGTCTGGGACGGCCTCGTCTTCGACGCCCCCTGGAAGTCCCAGCAGGAGAAGGAACAGGCCAGGGCCGCCCTCGAACGCTTCCTGCGCTGGCACGTCATGGACCGCGCCGGGCGCACCCCCACCGCCAGTGAGCACGACTTCGACGTGACGCTGGAGGCGGGGGAGTACGAAGTACGCATCCGGGGCTCCATGGACCGCGTCGAACAGGACGCCGACGGCCGGGCGTACGTCGTCGACTTCAAGACCGGCAAACAGTCCCCGACCAAGGACGAGGTCACCCGCCACCCCCAGCTCGCCGTGTACCAGCTGGCCGTACGGGAAGGCGCGGTCGACGAGATCTTCGACGGGCGGCGCCCCGTGCCCGGCGGCGCCGAACTCGTACAGCTGCGTCAGCCCGCCCCCAAGAAGGAGGGCGGCGACGCCCTTCCCAAGGTGCAGGCCCAGGAGCCTCTCTCCGGTGAGTGGGTCCCCGACCTGCTGGCCACGGCCGCCGGACGGGTCCTGGACGAACGGTTCACGCCCACGACCGGCCAGCACTGCACGCACTGCGCCTTCCGAGCCTCGTGCAGCGCGCAGCCGGAGGGCCGGCACATCTTGGAGTGAGCCGGGTACGGAGTCCCCGGCGGACCGCACGTTGTCAGTGCGTCCGGTTAGCCTCGGTCGGGTGTCCTCACCTCTCACTGATCCCGAGCAGCTGAAGGAGTTCCTCGGGATCCCGTTCACCCCGGAGCAGACGGCCTGCATCACAGCGCCGCCCGCCCCGCAGGTGATCGTGGCCGGAGCCGGGTCGGGGAAGACCACGGTGATGGCGGCGCGCGTGGTGTGGCTGGTGGGGACGGGGCAGGTGGCCCCCGAGCAGGTCCTCGGACTCACCTTCACCAACAAGGCGGCGGGCGAGCTCGCCGAGCGCGTCCGCAAGGCCCTGGTCGCGGCCGGGGTCACCGATCCGGACGCCATCGACCCGGACAACCCTCCGGGCGAGCCCAGCATCTCCACGTACCACGCCTTCGCCGGCCGGCTGCTCACCGAGCACGGACTGCGCATCGGCCTCGAACCCACCACCCGCCTCCTCGCCGACGCCACCCGTTACCAGCTCGCCGCCCGCGTACTGCGCGAGGCGCCCGGCCCTTACCCGGCCCTGACCAGGTCGTTCCCCACACTGGTCAGCGATCTGCTGGCCCTCGACGCCGAGCTGGCCGAACATCTCGTACGCCCCGAACAGCTCGCGGGGTACGACACCGGCCTGCTCCGTACGCTCGAATCGGCCCGGCTCACCAACGCCGAGCTGCGCAAGATCCCCGAGACGGCGCAGGCCCGCCGAGAGCTGCTGCAACTGACCCGCCGCTACCGCGAGGCCAAGAAGAGCCGCGACCTCCTCGACTTCGGCGACCAGATCGCGCTCTCCGCCGAACTGGCCCTCACCCGCCCGGAGGTCGGCGCGATCCTGCGCGACGAGTTCCGCGTCGTGCTGCTCGACGAGTACCAGGACACCTCGGTCGCCCAGCGCCTGCTACTCTCCGCCCTCTTCGGCCGCGGTCCGGAAGACGGCGGTCCGGCAGGCGGCGGTCCGGCAGGCGGAGTTCCCGAAGGGGATGGTCCCGAAGGTGCGGCGGCGACCGGGCACGCCGTCACCGCCGTCGGCGACCCCTGTCAGGCGATCTACGGCTGGCGCGGTGCCTCCGTGGCCAACCTCGACGACTTCCCGCTCCACTTCCCGCACGCCGACGGCACCCCCGCCACCCGCTACTCCCTCAGCGAGAACCGCCGCAGCGGCGGCCGGCTCCTCCACCTCGCCAATGGCCTCGCGGCACCCCTGCGCGCCATGCACGAGGGCGTCGAAGCCCTGCGCCCCGCCCCGGGTGCCGAGCGCGACGGCATCGTCCGCTGCGCCCTGCTGCGTACCCACACCGAAGAGATCGACTGGCTGGCCGACTCGATCGCCCACCTCGTCACGACCGGCAAGGCGCCCGGCGAGATCGCCGTCCTGTGCCGCACCGCGGGCGACTTCCCGGAGATCCAGGCGGCGCTGGTGGCCCGTGACGTCCCGGTCGAGGTCGTCGGCCTGTCCGGGCTGCTGCACCTGCCCGAGGTCGCCGACCTCGTCGCGGTCTGCGAGGTCCTTCAGGACCCCGGTGCCAACGCCTCCCTGGTCCGGCTGCTCACCGGCCCCCGCTGGCGGATCGGCCCCCGCGACCTGGCGCTCCTCGGCCGCCGTGCCCGCCTCCTCGTCCACCGCGCGGCCGACGGCGACGACGCCGACCCCGACCGCCGCCTCGCCGAGGCCGTCGAGGGCGTCGACCCGGCCGAAGTGATCTCGCTCGCCGACGCGCTGGACACCTTCCTCGAATCGGGCGGCGGTGTGGACGACGGGCTTCCGTTCTCCACCGAGGCCCGCATCCGCTTCGCCCGCCTGGCTGCCGAACTGCGCGACCTGCGCCGCTCACTGGCCGACCCCCTGATGGACGTGCTGCACCGCGTCCTCGCCACCACCGGCCTGGAGGTCGAGCTCTCCGCGTCACCGCACGCCCTGGCCGCTCGCCGCCGTGAGACCCTCTCCAACTTCCTCGACGTGGCCGCCCGCTTCGCCGCCGTCGAAGGCGAGGCCACCCTTCTCGCCTTCCTGGGCTTCCTGCGGACCGCCGTCCAGTACGAGAAGGGCCTGGACAACGCACTGCCCGGCGGCGAGAACACCGTCAAGGTCCTCACCGCACACAAGTCCAAGGGCCTGGAATGGGATGTCGTCGCGGTGCCCGGCCTGGTCACCGGCCAGTTCCCGAGCAGCCAGTCCCGCGACGCCTGGACCTCCCAGTCCAAGGTCCTCCCGCACGCCCTGCGCGGGGACACGGCCACCCTCCCCGTCCTCCACTCCTGGGACGCCAAGGGGCTCAAGGGCTTCAAGGAGGAGATGAAGGAGCACCAGCACACCGAGGAGCTCCGCCTCGGATACGTCACCTTCACCCGGCCCCGCACCCTGCTGCTCGGATCAGGCCACTGGTGGGGCCCGAGCCAGAAGAAGCCGCGGGGCCCGTCCGGCTTCCTGCACGCGCTGTACGAGCACTGCGTGGCCGGACACGGCGAGATCGAGGCCTGGGCGGACGAACCGGCCGAGGACGAGGAGAACCCGGCGCTCGCCGAGAGGGAGGCCGACCACGCGTGGCCGCTTCCCCTGGACGACACCGCGCTGACCCGCCGCCGGGCCGCCGCGGACACGGTGATGGCGCATCTGGCTGCCCTGGCCGCGACGGGCGGTGCGCTGCCGGACGCGTACGAGGCGCTGCCCGACGCCCCGGACCCGTACGACGCCCCTGAAGACACCCCGTACGACGACGATCTGTTCCCCGACGACGAGGCGTTCCCCAGCGAGGCCGACGAGTGGGACGCCCTGTCGACGGAACCCCCGCAGTCCCCGGCTCCCGCCTCCCGTCCCCACGTTCCCGCGCCCCACACCCCCGCTTCCCACGCCCCCACGCCCCAGGTCCCCGCGGCCCGCACTCCCGAGCCCGCCGGGCAGCGCACCCTCACCCCGGAGGAATCCCGCACGCTCGCCTCCTGGGACCGTGACCTCGACGCCCTCACCGGCGAACTGCGCCGCGCCCGCGCCACCGTGCGCGACGTCCTCGTACCCGCCTCGCTCTCCGCCACCCAGCTGCTGCGTCTCGCCGACGACCCCGACGGCTTCGCCCAGGAGCTGGCCCGCCCGATGCCGCGCCCCCCGCAGGCCGCGGCCCGAAGGGGCACCCGTTTCCACGCCTGGGTGGAGTCCCGCTTCGAGGAGCTGCCGCTGCCCATGCTCGGGCCGGACGAGCTGCCCGGCGGCGACGAGAACGACGCCGAGATCGCCGACGAGCGCGACCTCGGCGCACTCAAGGAGGCCTTCGAGCGCACCCCGTACGCCCGCCGCACCCCGTACCGCGTGGAGACGCCGTTCCAGATCACGCTGGCCGGCCGGGTGATCCGGGGCCGGATCGACGCGGTGTACCGCACCGGGGACACGTACGAGATCGTCGACTGGAAGACCACCCGCACCAACACCGCCGACCCCCTCCAGCTGGCCGTGTACCGCCTGGCCTGGGCCGAGCTGCACGACCTGCCGCTCACCGCCGTCACGGCCACGTTCCTGTACGTACGCAGCGGAGAGACCGTCCACCCCACCCGCCTCCCGGGCCGGGCGGAGCTGGAGCGGCTCCTGCTGGACGAGCCACCCTCCGCAGGCCGATAGGCTCAACCACATGAGCGAGACCCCGGACAGCGCCGTCCGTACGTACACCGAACAGCACCGTGCAGCCTTCCTCGACGACCTCGCCGACTGGCTGCGCATCCCGTCCGTATCTGCCCAGCCGGTCCACGACGGGGACGTACGACGCAGCGCCGAGTGGCTGGCCGCCAAGCTCAAGGAGACCGGTTTCCCGGTCACCGAGATCTGGGAGACGCCCGGCGCTCCCGCGGTCTTCGCCGAGTGGCCG
This region includes:
- a CDS encoding UvrD-helicase domain-containing protein produces the protein MSSPLTDPEQLKEFLGIPFTPEQTACITAPPAPQVIVAGAGSGKTTVMAARVVWLVGTGQVAPEQVLGLTFTNKAAGELAERVRKALVAAGVTDPDAIDPDNPPGEPSISTYHAFAGRLLTEHGLRIGLEPTTRLLADATRYQLAARVLREAPGPYPALTRSFPTLVSDLLALDAELAEHLVRPEQLAGYDTGLLRTLESARLTNAELRKIPETAQARRELLQLTRRYREAKKSRDLLDFGDQIALSAELALTRPEVGAILRDEFRVVLLDEYQDTSVAQRLLLSALFGRGPEDGGPAGGGPAGGVPEGDGPEGAAATGHAVTAVGDPCQAIYGWRGASVANLDDFPLHFPHADGTPATRYSLSENRRSGGRLLHLANGLAAPLRAMHEGVEALRPAPGAERDGIVRCALLRTHTEEIDWLADSIAHLVTTGKAPGEIAVLCRTAGDFPEIQAALVARDVPVEVVGLSGLLHLPEVADLVAVCEVLQDPGANASLVRLLTGPRWRIGPRDLALLGRRARLLVHRAADGDDADPDRRLAEAVEGVDPAEVISLADALDTFLESGGGVDDGLPFSTEARIRFARLAAELRDLRRSLADPLMDVLHRVLATTGLEVELSASPHALAARRRETLSNFLDVAARFAAVEGEATLLAFLGFLRTAVQYEKGLDNALPGGENTVKVLTAHKSKGLEWDVVAVPGLVTGQFPSSQSRDAWTSQSKVLPHALRGDTATLPVLHSWDAKGLKGFKEEMKEHQHTEELRLGYVTFTRPRTLLLGSGHWWGPSQKKPRGPSGFLHALYEHCVAGHGEIEAWADEPAEDEENPALAEREADHAWPLPLDDTALTRRRAAADTVMAHLAALAATGGALPDAYEALPDAPDPYDAPEDTPYDDDLFPDDEAFPSEADEWDALSTEPPQSPAPASRPHVPAPHTPASHAPTPQVPAARTPEPAGQRTLTPEESRTLASWDRDLDALTGELRRARATVRDVLVPASLSATQLLRLADDPDGFAQELARPMPRPPQAAARRGTRFHAWVESRFEELPLPMLGPDELPGGDENDAEIADERDLGALKEAFERTPYARRTPYRVETPFQITLAGRVIRGRIDAVYRTGDTYEIVDWKTTRTNTADPLQLAVYRLAWAELHDLPLTAVTATFLYVRSGETVHPTRLPGRAELERLLLDEPPSAGR